Proteins encoded by one window of Cloeon dipterum chromosome 4, ieCloDipt1.1, whole genome shotgun sequence:
- the LOC135943853 gene encoding serine/threonine-protein phosphatase 4 regulatory subunit 2-like has protein sequence MEALPEDQDAPLPDQLEEYLRAVARTGDSLLPRTSKKPLFQRKLALVLDAFILNPDSQSPDAFDATATGMRTRLLQRLDSSFDTCPFILQRLSELLTTPRQQYNRIDKFWLSAATILRRSQPTVCPRTTASRPPSPRSRALRKPRRSWTRRLPSRSKMATTSKTRKADEKEPAKEPVEDGEMNEEASEPEAEPVEPQVEAETAEPPKETAEEPEIAKESEIHRQLKLWRKLRSKKSLRLCLKTKRDAFVGKRGAVGLSREGFE, from the exons ATGGAGGCGCTGCCCGAGGATCAGGATGCGCCGCTGCCCGACCAGCTGGAGGAGTACCTGCGCGCCGTGGCCCGCACAGGCGACTCGCTGTTGCCGAGGACCAGCAAGAAGCCGCTCTTCCAGCGCAAACTGGCACTCGTGCTGGACGCCTTCATTCTCAACCCAGATTCCCAGTCGCCGGACGCGTTCGACGCCACTGCCACTGGAATGCGAACGCGACTGCTGCAGCGACTCGACTCGTCTTTCGACac GTGTCCGTTCATCCTCCAGCGCCTGTCCGAGCTGCTGACGACGCCGAGGCAGCAGTACAACCGCATCGATAAGTTCTGGTTGTCAGCGGCAACGATCCTCCGCAGGTCACAGCCAACGGTCTGTCCGAGGACAACGGCCTCGAGGCCCCCGAGCCCAAGAAGCCGCGCATTGAGGAAGCCGAGGAGAAGCTGGACACGGAGACTGCCGTCAAGGAGCAAAATGGCGACCACGTCGAAGACAAGAAAGGctg aCGAGAAAGAACCTGCCAAAGAACCTGTAGAGGATGGTGAGATGAACGAGGAAGCCTCCGAGCCAGAGGCTGAACCTGTGGAACCTCAGGTTGAAGCCGAGACTGCCGAACCTCCGAAGGAAACTGCGGAAGAACCGGAAATCGCAAAGGAGTCTGAAATACACCGCCAGCTGAAGCTGTGGAGGAAGCTGAGAAGCAAAAAGAGCCTGAGGCTGTGTCTGAAGACCAAAAGAGATGCCTTTGTTGGAAAAAGAGGCGCCGTTGGCCTCTCCCGAGAAGGATTTGAGTGA